In Besnoitia besnoiti strain Bb-Ger1 chromosome IX, whole genome shotgun sequence, a single genomic region encodes these proteins:
- a CDS encoding hypothetical protein (encoded by transcript BESB_013950): protein MIVLRLRTTIGWVSMRRLSQDGREREIQLEKVDEAEEIFKTPQLYQVIADGYLLNVRQGLEIEGPVVRTLPPATQVEVFERRMNNEGLMRLRLSDGWISERRRDPDTPVHTFTSALAKRFSASLFGASSFSSCGAGVGGSGADAGGRGGSVVPTGTGRLFAVRVRDTREITRKRQLLAALAADGARQRWRESHSPWCRVNSLFQVEEVGEGIGELCEIRIPRNLTCGGCENSAGLDSRTLPRRNNGDRFADKIGSHRAEPTEESQSSGYGNSSEHGTWGRRSALVSGYKRFCNHVTPDTAGCCSPRQEEPAVRQRTLKSSKAHISVDRKRQMASHDRSTHRSIGEKRSASDECRRDMRCCTKYPGKPEACGRILATSLSSQGRRSWSRAEKRGIACPCSLVAGDGAPGFQPHDDVMASTTSQSLRGSYIDFGEGSCNILDVCFQDASCAETAPDSNRFSSVTRRVAPMQAYSKCAISNGATGCGQSLIVTDNERDGPVLHGLCYTPIQPYAARDSADTLASAFVVNSVQDSVRGEQLPEAQRNLETACTGRQHGERTQRSKNILLNGRSRGSGDVESLPVVPVASDDPGVQLGNRGWEVTQGTDTERRAMLCGRCHWTVPVAGLSTVSGETQFGWDPREMKENGGGDANCSPQQERTNGSQSSHAHGGVWHTDDDGAVNSSSSLAQALRTLFSPLAFISLSGRIHRTPNTRVAVVAGMNITRSGDSGHCHGMRRQEHAGLPHHNLRTYKSQIGIQTDCRIGESERIVGVVNGGTPLASDTVRVVDGTEGFLERPNDTGKRSLFASEVSEIFGGCAGISDAEEEVPFGLCAWAGSGVGSPAENPIFRDGSVRAMTTRVIGPAPRDRFCHNTGNRLAAEAAFNFLSGAGTRRRLQSVGGSRTTPAVSLTRAFFDHEDTTSSPHGMRHPSQRRCRSCASHAALPCPSGGSGDVTSRLEASDVVAGEDADDNNRTTPSGAAVGNRQDCCRSAARSLREPTETQASCGTRNYGEHPYTYTDSCDSRPVTAERRLHGPARIRRTAREESDIGGGASQEEPSTSEEREDTPRGSVEAHGGISISCQDDGRLAGSGDATGDAGAWAERALTGVSHFDRHAWHERLSLIACGGESCGTIRAGIPTHCRALIGCGCAKGTSIFCRVVRGDPLRSNETSTHTCASRTQLERA, encoded by the exons ATGATTGTGTTAAGGCTCAGAACGACCATCGGTTGGGTGAGTATGCGTCGTCTCAGCCAGGATggtagagagagagaaattCAGTTGGAAAAAGtcgacgaggcagaggagatcTTCAAAACTCCGCAACTGTATCAGGTCATCG CCGACGGTTATTTGCTGAACGTGCGCCAGGGACTCGAAATCGAAGGACCGGTTGTCCGCACGCTCCCACCAGCTACTCAAGTGGAGGTGTTCGAGCGGCGCATGAATAACGAGGGGCTGATGCGGCTCAG ACTAAGCGATGGGTGGAtcagcgagcgccgccgagaccCTGATACGCCTGTTCACACATTTACGAGCGCCCTCGCTAAGCGCTTTTCGGCCAGCTTATTCGGTGCTTCATCGTTCAGCTCATGCGGTGCCGGCGTTGGCGGTAGCGGAGCAGATGcaggcgggagaggagggagtGTCGTGCCGACCGGAACTGGCCGCCTGTTCGCTGTGCGGGTTCGCGATACCCGCGAGATTACTCGGAAGCGGCAGCTTCTGGCAGCTCTTGCCGCC GATGGAGCGCGCCAGCGGTGGCGGGAGAGTCATTCACCGTGGTGCCGCGTCAACAGCCTTTTCCAAGTGGAGGAAGTAGGGGAAGGAATCGGAGAGCTGTGCGAAATACGTATCCCGCGAAATCTCACCTGTGGGGGGTGCGAAAACTCCGCTGGTCTCGACAGTAGGACACTCCCACGCCGCAACAACGGCGACAGATTCGCGGACAAGATAGGGTCACACCGTGCTGAGCCGACAGAAGAGTCACAGTCCTCAGGTTATGGGAATTCCTCGGAACATGGCACGTGGGGCCGCAGAAGTGCGCTGGTCAGCGGGTACAAGAGGTTTTGCAACCACGTTACTCCTGACACGGCGGGCTGCTGTTCACCGCGTCAGGAAGAGCCCGCTGTCCGGCAGAGAACGCTGAAGTCGAGCAAGGCGCACATCAGTGTGGACAGGAAGCGTCAGATGGCCAGTCACGACCGGTCCACCCACCGGAGCATTGGGGAGAAGcggagcgccagcgacgagTGTAGGCGAGACATGCGCTGCTGCACGAAGTATCCTGGCAAGCCTGAAGCCTGTGGAAGAATTCTCGCCACCTCGCTTTCGTCACAAGGGCGGCGATCGTGGTCACGCGCAGAGAAACGTGGCATCGCGTGTCCATGCTCTCTCGTTGCTGGCGACGGTGCACCAGGATTCCAACCTCACGACGACGTCATGGCCTCAACTACTAGTCAGAGCCTGAGAGGGAGTTACATCGACTTCGGTGAGGGAAGCTGCAACATCTTGGATGTATGCTTCCAAGATGCTTCGTGTGCGGAGACTGCTCCAGACTCAAACAGGTTCTCGTCCGTGACCCGGCGAGTAGCTCCAATGCAAGCGTATTCCAAATGTGCAATCAGCAACGGAGCAACCGGTTGTGGACAATCACTGATAGTCACAGACAACGAAAGGGATGGGCCAGTGCTGCATGGCTTATGTTACACTCCCATACAACCGTACGCGGCCCGCGATTCGGCCGACACTCTCGCGTCGGCGTTCGTGGTGAACTCTGTCCAGGATTCCGTCCGAGGCGAACAGCTACCGGAAGCGCAGCGAAATCTGGAAACTGCTTGTACGGGAAGGCAGCATGGAGAGCGGACACAGAGATCGAAGAACATCCTTCTCAACGGACGCAGCCGGGGCAGTGGTGATGTCGAAAGTTTGCCTGTTGTTCCTGTGGCATCGGATGATCCCGGGGTCCAACTGGGCAATCGGGGCTGGGAGGTCACACAGGGGACAGACACGGAACGAAGGGCGATGTTGTGTGGGCGGTGCCACTGGACAGTTCCGGTTGCAGGATTGAGCACGGTATCAGGGGAGACACAGTTTGGCTGGGACCCTAGGGAAATGAAAGAAAATGGAGGTGGCGATGCAAACTGCAGCCCTCAGCAAGAACGAACGAACGGCTCACAAAGCTCGCATGCGCACGGTGGCGTCTGGCATACTGACGATGACGGCGCAGTGAACTCGTCATCCTCCCTGGCACAAGCACTTCGCActctcttttctccgctGGCCTTTATATCTCTGTCTGGTCGTATTCACCGAACGCCCAATACTCGTGTTGCTGTCGTTGCGGGGATGAACATCACGCGAAGTGGCGATTCAGGCCATTGCCACGGCATGCGCCGGCAAGAGCACGCAGGTCTACCCCACCACAACCTCAGGACTTATAAAAGCCAGATAGGCATTCAGACTGACTGTAGAATTGGAGAGTCAGAAAGGATTGTGGGCGTAGTGAATGGAGGTACGCCACTGGCTTCAGACACCGTCCGCGTCGTGGACGGAACTGAGGGGTTTCTGGAGCGCCCCAACGATACCGGGAAAAGAAGCTTGTTTGCTTCTGAGGTGTCAGAGATCTTTGGAGGCTGCGCAGGAATTTCTGACGCTGAGGAAGAGGTACCCTTTGGGCTATGCGCGTGGGCCGGTTCAGGTGTTGGGTCGCCTGCGGAAAACCCCATTTTCCGTGATGGGAGTGTGAGAGCTATGACCACACGTGTTATTGggccagcgcctcgcgatCGTTTTTGCCATAACACAGGCAATCGATTGGCTGCGGAAGCGGCTTTCAATTTCCTCTCGGGGGCCGGAACGAGGCGCCGGCTTCAGTCTGTTGGTGGCAGCCGTACTACACCAGCCGTGTCGCTAACTCGAGCGTTTTTTGACCATGAGGATACTACAAGCAGTCCGCACGGGATGAGGCACCCCAGTCAAAGAAGATGCCGGAGTTGCGCGTCGCACGCTGCTCTTCCGTGTCCCTCGGGAGGAAGTGGAGACGTGACCTCTCGCCTCGAGGCCTCTGATGTTGTTGCTGGGGAAGACGCTGATGATAATAATCGGACAACGCCGTCTGGTGCAGCTGTGGGTAACCGACAGGATTGCTGCCGGTCAGCTGCGCGCTCGCTCAGAGAGCCAACGGAGACACAAGCGTCATGCGGTACTAGAAACTATGGTGAACACCCTTATACATACACGGATTCGTGTGATAGCAGACCAGTCACTGCGGAAAGGAGGTTGCATGGGCCGGCCCGCATACGAAGAACAGCACGCGAGGAATCTGACATCGGCGGTGGTGCGAGCCAAGAGGAGCCAAGCACctcagaagagagagaagataCCCCGCGTGGAAGCGTGGAAGCCCATGGGGGTATCTCTATAAGCTGTCAGGATGACGGGAGGCTGGCGGGGAGTGGAGACGCCACTGGAGATGCAGGCGCGTGGGCGGAGAGAGCACTGACGGGGGTCAGTCACTTCGACAGACATGCATGGCATGAAAGGCTGAGTTTGATTGCATGTGGGGGCGAATCTTGTGGCACGATTCGCGCAGGGATACCGACGCACTGCAGGGCTCTTATCGGATGCGGCTGCGCAAAGGGAACTAGCATTTTTTGCCGTGTCGTGCGCGGGGATCCACTCAGGAGCAACGAGACAAGCACACACACCTGCGCATCGAGAACGCAGTTGGAACGCGCATAA
- a CDS encoding hypothetical protein (encoded by transcript BESB_013960), with product MIGAADGCRCSCSVQGSSSSCIHSGPQSVCGATGYPACRLGGSLCTSSHSTCGGRATDQAVFLGREAAASVKLLTEVASALPHYPRHGHALAEQQLLLLERQQRFRCAEHESEEAGSGSGDGKWCVGAGASPGWRGGGGMCSNTALSGVARGMDKWGCSERAGSLGRASGESPGPAAIQQTGGIERTAGNDAGVNQSERGRLVGGMCGSLGSLATNLGVYREVLKPGDSHYSFCLVAVSRHERHSDQQASGGNVRGTAAAEAVNWAAHRGHTCLWASSDPNFISGVACPFRTKVCKIERLHNPLLLQRYLHERESMMLFKGNRDCASVDDVIGNPILRVQPEHAGTVNLNEFFLFHGCKANRAKLIAVSGFDCRRAGENRGKLFGVGTYFSPLASKADLYSRSPQDSSAPPITSPKPPHCGGSAGAAGYSSFASPSRAGGVTSWGSGGGAAAFQRKRNALSGASGHVASGSTSMGIGRRAPKTPKNDKRRSSVRGPGVLGFASCALQKAGSTGKAKESDPRQLECFYPTMCSRPVAGRGECMACMRSFASVASGNSAGFDSCGGVLGDLSESSGDDSRNESRGRAHADERDLRSGGGHLQTASDTSVDGGKHGRDRTQEQPKTVVRTLVLSRVCLGEVYKATRAMPEARMPPAMADPGLDSCSGAGGKGPAYMLGGGGCGAAAASCTPGDVAGSTGIPGVPLRQEPQLVPYDSGRLN from the exons ATGatcggcgcagcagacggctgCCGATGCTCGTGTAGTGTGCAAGGAAGCAGCTCATCCTGCATCCATTCTGGCCCACAATCGGTCTGTGGGGCGACCGGTTATCCTGCGTGTCGGCTTGGTGGATCATTGTGCACCAGTTCACACAGTACCTGCGGTGGGCGGGCGACAGATCAGGCTGTTTTTCTCGGccgggaggcagcggcgtcggTAAAATTGTTGACAGAAGTCGCCTCAGCGCTCCCGCATTATCCTCGCCACGGGCACGCGCTGGCCGAGCAGCAGCTTTTGCTACTGGAGCGGCAACAACGATTCAGATGTGCAGAACATGAATCGGAGGAGGCTGGCAGCGGAAGTGGAGACGGGAAGTGGTGCGTGGGAGCTGGCGCATCACCTGgatggcgaggaggcggaggaatgTGCTCAAACACAGCGCTGTCGGGGGTCGCGCGTGGGATGGATAAATGGGGTTGCAGCGAACGAGCCGGGTCGTTAGGAAGAGCGTCTGGTGAGAGTCCGGGGCCTGCTGCTATACAGCAAACAGGGGGAATAGAGAGGACAGCCGGTAATGATGCAGGCGTGAACCAGTCAGAACGTGGGCGTCTCGTAGGAGGAATGTGCGGTTCTCTTGGATCTCTCGCCACCAACCTCGGGGTGTACAGAGAGGTGCTTAAACCTGGCGACAGCCACTACAGTTTCTGCCTTGTTGCCGTAAGTCGACATGAGCGACACTCTGATCAGCAGGCCAGTGGCGGTAATGTACGAGGgacggctgccgcggaagCGGTCAACTGGGCCGCTCACCGCGGTCACACATGCCTGTGGGCGTCATCCGATCCCAACTTTATTTCAGGAGTCGCGTGTCCTTTCCGGACAAAA GTGTGCAAAATAGAGCGTCTACACAACCCACTGCTTCTCCAGCGGTACCTTCACGAGAGGGAGTCGATGATGCTGTTCAAGGGAAATCGCGACTGCGCCAGTGTGGATGACGTTATTGGCAACCCGATTTTGCGCGTCCAGCCGGAGCACGCGGGAACG GTTAATCTGAACGAGTTTTTTCTGTTCCATGGATGCAAAGCCAACCGCGCTAAACTGATTGCGGTTTCGGGTTTCGACTGCCGCCGGGCTGGCGAGAATCGTG GCAAgctcttcggcgtcggcACGTACTTCTCTCCCTTGGCAAGCAAGGCAGATCTGTACTCACGGTCTCCACAGGACTCCTCAGCTCCTCCAATTACTTCGCCCAAACCGCCACACTGTGGGGGGTCTGCTGGAGCAGCAGGATACAGCTCTTttgcttcgccgtcgagaGCAGGCGGTGTCACGAGCTGGGGCAGTGGGGGTGGTGCAGCGGCCTTTCAAAGGAAAAGAAACGCTTTATCCGGCGCGAGCGGACACGTGGCGTCCGGATCGACGAGTATGGGAATTGGACGTCGAGCACCGAAGACGCCAAAGAACGACAAGCGAAGGAGCAGCGTGCGAGGACCCGGCGTTCTTGGGTTTGCGTCGTGTGCCTTGCAGAAGGCCGGTTCAACAGGAAAGGCCAAGGAGAGTGACCCGCGCCAGCTTGAGTGCTTTTACCCTACCATGTGTAGCCGTCCAGTTGCCGGGCGGGGCGAATGCATGGCGTGCATGAGGTCGTTTGCATCAGTGGCAAGTGGAAACTCTGCAGGATTCGACTCGTGCGGAGGCGTCTTGGGGGACTTAAGTGAAAGCTCAGGGGACGATTCTCGAAATGAATCTCGCGGCCGTGCACATGCAGACGAAAGAGATCTCAGATCGGGTGGTGGACATCTCCAGACCGCAAGCGACACCAGCGTAGATGGAGGTAAACACGGTCGTGACAGAACCCAGGAACAACCGAAGACGGTTGTTCGAACGCTTGTTCTCAGTCGGGTTTGCCTCGGCGAAGTTTACAAGGCTACCCGAGCGATGCCAGAAGCACGCATGCCTCCAGCAATGGCAGACCCTGGTCTTGACTCCTGCTCGGGGGCGGGAGGAAAAGGACCAGCGTACATGTTAGGAGGTGGCGGTTgtggagcggcagcagcgtcaTGCACTCCGGGGGATGTGGCGGGTAGCACTGGAATACCTGGGGTCCCGCTCAGGCAAGAGCCACAGCTGGTACCTTATGATTCCGGTAGGTTGAATTGA
- a CDS encoding hypothetical protein (encoded by transcript BESB_013970): MAAVGKKVVIPPPVIKKPDIAVKKPLIPVSPAAGVKKPGAAIYPKKPGDGGAMKPPKPIPLSKKLPGEDPGPAAKKDFVKPAPKPVALGKAGAAAAAPKKGVYGGKVSAKKDNLPNSVGKEANPAAPKGVAGAKTVAKKAADPKAKAGASDKKEAASAKGSSGWGFFSRLFRRKPQRPVETAKSAEKKPPPKFEAVKPRKMVGKKFGPAGAGDSKFQPRFGQGPAPSPSPAAKELPKTGTTPPLKKASEVAASPPAAPKVLAGLPPLKKPASEAAVPAKGPAVLALAPKKPLPTIQPKKLPGAPLLDKKIEVKKVEIVPKKPLAAPDEAAESLKKPAAAPAPKPEPAEKKSLVAKKSLAPKGDGQAKEEGKRPSVPGLLKQRGDGLKAGPAPKRTLAELLGQTAAKAPSGDDSPIDDSLSVKVKSYFEQNPESIPQDDETLKAAEVSQNLITQVTQAVGASPSDQEAVKKAIKLAFNCDIASRRLRDFLNARWTGSRAELIEGKLGPEPVAKEVLKDNPKVLEARDWIALAQDIKASAVAVHNALESLKNDKAIAYKDLIAGPFGDAAKFGSLANPIISSIQAKQETAALSSRNLLIELQSVAAHHQAVADLRTYLENEPEVSRAIIDAPKFKEKPKATAAKPTAASTTRAFAGGGAGARTVAAGAAPAGVGAAGPAFMGFRGFVAKRQGLGARRADTPESLKAHGDKLFTDAMSKIAAALGDKYSYAILAGAAHELETQLTIPKGTCWLADILLPMEKEGDIFSHHRVLSYMFGFFDSTSYVRFRECSKLTYRAVEMDLAKRLYRLPLQAQQERTDIGYFYQIVSFFCRVAARLSPLNRLRYGLTVNALKAAEWMVPVTPDAMRSSLFVSLDRLPHDMISLREAEKPLPHLWKKSQSKGDSIGKATSAEINLADFIWEYRQRVTVNRDEIVWQQPVDELDVGAVCALLQQATPASMMHEWRRQ, encoded by the exons ATGGCGGCAGTTGGGAAAAAGGTGGTCATCCCACCACCAGTGATAAAGAAACCGGATATCGCGGTCAAGAAACCGTTGATACCTGtttcgccggcagcgggtGTCAAGAAACCGGGGGCGGCCATCTATCCAAAGAAACCAGGAGATGGCGGTGCGATGAAGCCGCCGAAGCCGATACCGCTGTCGAAGAAGCTCCCGGGTGAAGATCCCGGCCCCGCAGCAAAGAAAGATTTCGTCAAACCAGCTCCGAAGCCAGTCGCCCTAGGGAAGGCcggggcagcagccgcggcgccgaaaaaGGGCGTATATGGTGGAAAAGTTtcggcgaagaaggacaACCTGCCCAATTCTGTGGGCAAGGAGGCGAATCCTGCTGCCCCGAAAGGCGTCGCAGGAGCGAAAACAGTTGCGAAAAAGGCCGCTGACCcaaaggcgaaggcgggagCTTCGGACAAGAAAGAGGCCGCATCCGCGAAGGGCTCCAGCGGCTGGGGTTTCTTTTCACGTCTCTTTCGGCGGAAACCGCAAAGGCCGGTCGAGACTGCCAAatctgcagagaaaaaacctCCTCCCAAGTTCGAAGCTGTAAAACCTCGGAAAATGGTCGGAAAGAAATTTGGGCCGGCTGGTGCGGGAGACTCAAAGTTTCAGCCGCGGTTTGGCCAGGGGCCGGCACCGTCGCCGAGTCCGGCAGCCAAGGAGCTGCCCAAGACTGGCACAACCCCCCCACTAAAGAAAGCATCAGAGGTGGCAGCCTCCCCCCCTGCGGCTCCGAAAGTTCTTGctgggctgccgccgctcaaGAAGCCCGCTAGTGAGGCTGCAGTTCCTGCAAAAGGGCCCGCCGTCCTTGCACTTGCACCGAAAAAGCCGCTTCCGACAATCCAGCCGAAGAAGCTTCCTGGGGCACCGCTTTTGGACAAGAAAATTGAAGTCAAAAAAGTTGAAATTGTGCCCAAGAAACCGCTTGCTGCTCCAGATGAGGCAGCAG AAAGTCTTAAGAAgcccgctgcagctcctgcgccCAAGCCTGAgccagcggagaagaaatcGCTTGTCGCAAAGAAGTCGCTCGCACCGAAGGGGGACGgacaggcgaaggaggaaggcaAGCGCCCTTCCGTTCCAGGCCTCTTGAAGCAGCGAGGGGACGGGCTCAAGGCAGGGCCGGCACCGAAGCGCACCCTTGCGGAGCTCTTGGGTCAAACGGCAGCCAAGGCTCCATCCGGGGATGATTCGCCCATAGACGATTCTCTTTCTGTCAAAGTAAAATCCTACTTCGAGCAGAACCCCGAAAGTATTCCACAAGATGACGAAACATTGAAAGCGGCCGAGGTTTCTCAGAATTTGATCACGCAGGTTACGCAGGCTGTGGGGGCGTCCCCATCGGATCAAGAAGCTGTGAAGAAGGCAATCAAGCTCGCCTTCA ACTGCGACATCGCGTCACGACGTCTGAGAGATTTCCTTAATGCCCGGTGGACCGGAAGTCGAGCAGAGTTGATTGAAGGCAAGCTGGGGCCAGAGCCAGTTGCCAAAGAAGTACTGAAGGATAACCCGAAAGTCCTGGAAGCTCGAGACTGGATCGCTCTCGCGCAAGACATAAAAG CAAGTGCTGTCGCCGTTCACAACGCTCTTGAGAGTCTGAAGAACGACAAGGCAATCGCGTACAAAGATCTTATAGCGGGGCCTTTCGGGGATGCCGCGAAATTTGGATCCCTGGCAAACCCTATCATCAGTTCGATTCAAGCCAAGCAAGAGACAGCCGCACTGTCTTCCCGGAACCTTCTGATTGAGCTCCAGTCAGTCGCCG CGCACCACCAAGCTGTGGCAGATCTGCGTACGTATCTCGAGAACGAGCCGGAGGTATCCAGAGCCATCATAGACGCTCCGAAGTTTAAAGAGAAGCCAAAAGCAACAGCAGCGAAGCCTACAGCCGCTTCCACCACCAGGGCATTTgcaggtggcggcgccggggcaCGAACCGTAGCCGCgggagctgcgcctgcgggcgtGGGTGCTGCAGGGCCAGCCTTCATGGGTTTCCGCGGATTCGTCGCGAAGCGCCAGGGGCTTGGAGCCCGTCGTGCAGATACACCCGAGTCCCTGAAAGCACACGGGGATAAGCTGTTTACCGATGCAATGTCAAAGATCGCAGCGGCCTTGGGAGACAAGTATAGCTACGCGATTCTCGCCGGTGCCGCTCACGAGCTGGAAACAC AGCTGACAATTCCAAAAGGTACCTGCTGGCTGGCCGACATCCTGCTTCCAATGGAGAAAGAAGGGGACATCTTCAGCCACCACCGCGTTCTCTCGTACATGTTTGGATTCTTTGATTCCACGAGTTACGTACGCTTTCGCGAGTGCAGCAAGCTCACATATCGCGCCGTTGAAATGGATCTTGCCAAGCGGCTTTACCGCCTTCCCCTACAGGCTCAGCAGGAGCGGACAGACATTGGATACT TCTATCAAATAGTCAGTTTCTTCTGCCGCGtggccgcccgcctctcACCACTGAATCGCCTGCGGTATGGCCTGACAGTGAACGCGCTGAAAGCCGCTGAGTGGATGGTTCCCGTCACCCCAGACGCCATGCGGAGTTCTCTGTTCGTATCACTTGATCGACTTCCGCACGATATGATCAGCCTCAGGGAAGCCGAAAAGCCCTTGCCCCATCTTTGGAAAAAGAGCCA GTCCAAAGGAGATTCCATTGGGAAGGCGACTTCGGCTGAGATCAACCTAGCGGACTTCATTTGGGAGTACCGGCAGCGGGTCACTGTGAATCGAGACGAGATCGTGTGGCAGCAGCCAGTGGACGAGCTCGATGTAGGCGCGGTTTGCGCGCTCCTTCAGCAG GCAACTCCTGCGTCTATGATGCACGAGTGGAGGCGACAGTGA
- a CDS encoding hypothetical protein (encoded by transcript BESB_013980), with the protein MAPALAHVRRRHKVALATLASIVSVISPGGNLIFEAGVGPLTSPQPGHPLCSRICGAEGAPLQSVEKKVVEQEDEADIEDDEDDDYEDRETLRLSRRPKRSVRSLKTTARRNVLQHPAAAAALGLTLMLVGVSVGAGVMSVLQRRQQKEKPVVDPNIKEAVKVLDPAQMQKVVVDKGAIQEGDSLRQLKAALNIVAGTLVSGFVLRLMSAYKAPFMYTSMLDAGTRAVLQNLTASSPLMTTVQHALLAMGSSALTQYFGIMYFLAVPLALIAMQQLGTRWFKAVPTKDREKLGDLFVFTAHHMKHALQREAKDDIEGKEAVVKRYFRTMKKEAIQRKLYDRGAEKALLRAQADLISEIKKKKEVEDCLEYAQMQFMNYIGVKFSSKQSLP; encoded by the coding sequence ATGGCGCCAGCGCTCGCCCATGTTCGCCGCAGGCACAAAGTTGCTCTAGCCACCTTGGCTTCTATCGTGTCTGTTATTTCTCCTGGCGGGAATCTTATTTTTGAAGCAGGTGTCGGTCCACTAACTTCTCCTCAACCGGGCCACCCACTGTGTTCACGTATTTGCGGAGCAGAAGGGGCTCCTTTACAGAGTGTGGAAAAGAAAGTCGTCGAGCaagaggacgaagcagacattgaagacgacgaagatgaCGATTACGAAGACAGGGAGACTCTCCGGCTCTCGAGAAGGCCGAAGCGGAGTGTCCGAAGCCTGAAAACCACCGCCCGGCGCAACGTTTTGCAGCatccggctgcggcggcagccctgGGGCTTACGCTGATGCTGGTTGGGGTGTCTGTTGGAGCAGGGGTAATGTCTGTtttgcagcgccgccagcagaaagagaagcCAGTGGTGGACCCAAACATCAAAGAAGCGGTGAAGGTGCTGGACCCCGCCCAGATGCAGAAGGTGGTCGTGGACAAAGGTGCAATTCAAGAGGGCGACTCGCTGCGCCAGCTTAAGGCAGCTCTGAATATCGTTGCTGGTACGCTGGTCAGTGGCTTCGTCTTGCGTCTCATGTCCGCTTACAAGGCTCCCTTCATGTACACCAGCATGCTCGACGCCGGCACGCGTGCTGTCCTCCAGAACCTCACTGCAAGTTCACCGCTGATGACGACCGTGCAGCATGCTCTCCTGGCCATGGGTTCGTCGGCGCTGACACAGTATTTCGGTATCATGTATTTTCTCGCGGTGCCGCTGGCGCTCATTGCGATGCAGCAGCTTGGTACCCGCTGGTTCAAAGCAGTGCCCACGAAGGACCGAGAGAAACTTGGCGATCTGTTCGTGTTCACCGCCCATCACATGAAGCATGCCTTGCAGCGTGAAGCTAAAGACGACATCGAGGGTAAAGAAGCGGTAGTCAAACGGTACTTCAGAACGATGAAGAAAGAAGCGATTCAGAGGAAGTTGTACGACCGTggagcagagaaggcgcttcTTAGAGCACAGGCAGATCTCATATCCGAGAtcaagaaaaaaaaggaggTCGAGGACTGCCTCGAGTATGCACAAATGCAATTTATGAATTACATAGGGGTTAAATTCAGTTCGAAACAAAGCCTTCCGTGA